Part of the Thermogemmatispora onikobensis genome is shown below.
CCGGTGGTGTCGCGGGTGATGAAAGGCAATTATCTGGGCATCGAGGTTGATCGCGCCCATCTGGTGGCTGTCTGTCGCTTTCTCCGCGATCAGCTTGGCTTTGACCTGCTCAGCTGCGTTTCCGGGGTTGACATGCTTGACCATCTGGAAACGGTCTATCATTTGCGTTCGACCACGCGCGGCTCGCTCTTGCAGATCAAAGTGCGCCTGGAGGCCGAGAACCCGGAGGTGGATAGCGTAGTTTCGGTCTGGCCGACGGCGAACTGGCTGGAGCGGGAGACCTACGATCTGTTCGGCATCCGTTTTACGGGGCATCCCGATCTGCGGCGCATGTTGCTAGATGACGATTTTGAGGGGTACCCCCTGCTGAAGAGCTTCCATCAGGTGCCTCTGACGGTCAAACCGCCAGCCACGACCCAGGTTGATCCCAATATGGCGGTTGCTGGCCAGTATCAACAGCGTGGGGTCGAGCATGTGGTGCAGAAGAAGTTTGGCCAGGGCAAACTAGAGCGACTGCATCCAGGAACGCCAACCTTTGGCCATGCCTCCCATGCTCACGAGCACGAAGAGGAAGAAGGAGAGGCGCGTTCGAGTTCGACGGAGGGCCAGGCTCGCTAATGGCCAGCAGCAGGGGGAGCAGCAAAGGAACCAAAGCCAGAGCCTCAGCGAAGGCCGCCCGGCGCGCTGAGGAGGAGCAGCCTTCACAAGGGCCAAGCTCGGGGCGAGGGTTATCAGCGCAGCGGGAGCGACCGCTGCCTGCCCGCTCGCCGTCCGAGCTACGGAGCTTGCTCTGGTCTCTCTTTCTGGCGCTGGCCTTCTGGTGCCTGGCGATCATCTTTTATGTGAGCCTGGAGCGAGATCCGAACCGCGTTCTCTACGCTGCAATGGCGGCGCTCCTGGGACTGCTTTGGACTGTCAACTTCTGTCTCCGCCTCTCCCGAAGGCGAGGGCGCTGAGGCGCTCGCCCGGTAGCTATCTAAAGCAAGGTTTGCCTCGCCCATCATCTGGGCCTGGTTGCTGCCCTGCCTGTCAAGCGGTCGGCCAGCCAGCTAGCAGCGAAAAACCAAGAGGGAAGAGTCATCCTGCTCTGAGTGGCTGGAGAGCTGCATCGAGGTTCAGGTACAGTGCAGTTAGTGGAGCGATACGTTGGCCAGGCTTGCTCACTGCGGACACTGAACACTGACTACCTCTACTACCTGCTGAGTGAGACAAAGAGCTGCGAGGAAGCTATGGCGACCAATCAAGGTGTGAATAGACCTCCTCTCGAAGGGGTTGCGCCCGGTGAGCTGCGCTCCGAGGAAATGATCCTGAACATGGGGCCGCAGCACCCGAGCACTCACGGCGTGCTCCGTCTTGTCCTCACCCTCGAAGGTGAGACGGTGGTGGATTGTACGCCGGTTATTGGCTACCTCCATCGGGGCATTGAGAAGATTCTGGAGAATCGCACGGTGATGGCCGGCATTCGCTATATGGACAATGCCGACTATCTCTCACCGATGCTCAACGAGACCGCCTATGTAGGGGCGGTCGAGCAGTTAATGGGTATTGAGCCGCCGCGCCGCGCCCAATACATTCGCCTGATCACCAATGAGCTGCAGCGCATCGCCAGCCATCTGGTGGCCATTGGCACCTATCTGCTCGACCTGGGTGCTTTTACGCCGATTCTATGGACCTTTCGCGATCGTGAAGGGATTCTCTCGCTCTTCGAGGCCCTGGGAGGAAGCCGCTTTAATGTCAACTACATGCGCGTGGGCGGCGTCCTCCATGATTTTCCCAAGGGCTGGCTTCAGCAGTGTGAAGCCTGGTGCAATCAGTTCGAAAAGAACCTGCAAGAGCTAGAGACCCTGATCACGGGAAACGAGATTTTCGAGGCGCGTACCCAGGGCGTTGGCTATGTTGATCCTCAGCAGGCCATTGCCTATGGACTGACTGGTCCCATGCTGCGCGCCAGTGGCGTGAATTGGGACCTGCGGGTCAATCGCCCCTATATGGCCTATCGGGAAGTCAAGGTCAATCCCCAGGTGCGGCAGGAAGGTGACTGCTATGCGCGCTATCGGGTGCGTATGCAGGAGATGGCGGAGAGCCTGCGCCTGGTACGGGTGGCAATGGATCAGCTGCCGGGTGGCCCAATCTCGACGCGGACACCAATTGCGCTCCGTCCACCACGCGGCGAAACCTACTTTGCCATTGAGAGCAGCAAGGGCGAGCTGGGGATCTACTTTATCAGCAATGGCAGTGAGTACCCGTGGCGGGCCAAGATTCGTGGGCCTTCCTTTGTCAATCTTCAGATTCTGCCCGAATTGCTGCGCGGCCACAAGATGAGCGATGTCGTGGCCATTCTGGGAAGCCTGGATATTGTGCTGGGAGAGGTCGATCGTTAACGCGCGCGGGCAAGGCCATAAGCCGCTCTTCTCGCGAGGCAAGAGCTGCCAGCTGTTCAAACGCTTGCTGGCTCCAGGCTGGGCAATCGCTCCTGCCTGGCAGCGGTGACCACGGCTGGTAGCCTGCTCTGAAGAAAGAAGGGTGCGCGTGTCTTGCTTGTAAGCCCGCTGATGCAAGGTAAGAGAGTGGAGTGTATCCTATGTCCGGTGGAGTTGTATTAGCCGAAGTCTGGTGGGAGCAGCTCCTCCACGGCATCCTTTCTTGGGAGTTTCTCCAGTTCGTGGTGGCGTTTGTTTCCATCTTTGGCTTCGTGTTGACAAGTGCAGTGATTCTGATCCTGGCCGAGCGCAAGGTCATGGCCTGGATGCAGGATCGCTATGGCCCATTGCACACGGGACCCTGGGGCTTGTTGCAGACAGTGGCCGATGTGGGCAAATTGCTGCTTAAGGAAGATATTCATGCTGGCAAAATCGATAAGGCTGTTTTTATCCTGGCCCCTTCGGTCTTTCTCGCCCCGGTGATTGCCTCGTTTGCCGTGCTGCCCTTCTCGCCCTATATTAGCCTGCCAGGGGGGCCGTTGGCGACGGGCATTGTCTACTTGATCGCTATGAGCTCGCTCGATGTGGTGGGCGTGGTCATGGCAGGCTGGGGTTCGAACAACAAGTATGCCCTCATTGGGGGCCTGCGCTCTGCGGCCCAGATGATCTCTTACGAGCTACCGCTCGTTCTCTCTCTGGTCAGCATTGTGATGCTGACGAGCATCCTGCTTGACAACGGCCTCGGCACCATCGCTATCAAGGACATTATGAATCTCCAGATGGCGCAGAGTTGGCCGGGCAAGGGCAACCCAGTCTGGGACTTCATCTTCGAGGGCTTCACCCCCTGGGCCTGGTTTATTCTGGTGCAGCCGTTGCTCCTTTTGATCTACTATACCTGTGGATTGGCCGAGACGAACCGCTCGCCTTTTGATCTGCCCGAGGCCGAATCGGAGCTGGTGGCCGGCTACCTCACTGAGTATAGCGGCATGCGCTGGGCGCTCTTCTACCTCGGCGAGTATGGCAACATGACCATTGTCTCAGCGATCACGGCCATGCTCTTCCTTGGTGGCTGGTCGGGTCCGGGCGTGGCCTTCCTGACGGCTCCCGGTATGGCCATTGGCTGGCAAGTCCTGGGCAATCTGCTGGCGCTCTTCTACTTTATCCTCAAGATCTACCTGCTCTGTGGCGTCTTCATCTGGGTGCGGACGACTCTGCCGCGCCTGCGCGCCGATCAGCTGATGCAGTTTGCCTGGCTGATTCTGATCCCCACGACCCTGGTCAACATTGTCCTGACTGGGGCGCTCTATCTGGTTCTGAACGCTCTGGGGGCCTCGAACCTGGTCTTCCTGATCGTCCTGGGGGTCGTCAACTGGCTGATGCTCTTTGGCTTCTTCTGGGTGGTCAGCCGGGCGACGACAGCCTCGACGCGACGTGCGGTGGCGCCAGCCATTCGCGCTCGCCAGCGCCTGGCGGCCCTTACGACGACTCCCGTCGCACCCCAGCTCCCTGAGCCAGAGCGAGCCGGCGTGACCGGCGCCGCCGGCGGCGGCAGGTAAAGTTCGCTCAGCAGTAGTCAGTGAGATACCATCGGGCGCTGGAAGAGGCTTCAGTCAAGAGGGTTGCGACTGGCGGATGATTGCTACTGGTTCGGCCTGCTGCTACTGCTGCTGCTGCTGCTGCTGCGCCAGGCCGGTATCTCTCCAAGAGAGCGGCATGATCAAGAAAGGGCAGGAGCCTGTCAGAGCCGACGCGGCTAGACAGGCATCCTGCCCTGCTCATCAGGGCCCGTGTTCTTGCTTGCCTCTCCCGCCGGGATGCCCTTAACCTATCCTGGTGTCCTGCTTTTCTCCCTCCCCCATTCTCCCCTGAAAAGAGGCCGCTCAGGCGAGCCGAAGGGCAGGCAAGTGGCTCCTTCCTAGAAACCCCGCAGCTTAAGAATGACAGTGGTGAGCAGGATGTTCAGGAGAGCGCCGAGGGTCACCTGGGCCACCGTATGCCGGCGTAAGACCACCCGTGACCAGCTTACCAGAATGAGCAGCAGGAAAAGCGGCAGCATCACTGAGCCGTACATGGCGGTCAGCAGGGTTGCAGCACTGGCCATTGAGGAGGCATGAACGCTGATTTTCCACCAGAGTGTAATGAAGAGCATCACGATGCTGCTTGCGATGGTAATGATCAGCAGCGTCATCAAGTTATAGGGGCCGTGGAGAGTTTGCAAGACAAAGAGGCCAACGGTGGCGGAAGAGATAGAGAAGACATAAGGGCCCATGCGCTCGGAACGGCGTGTGATCTCCAGATCGGAGAGCCGACCAGTGTGAACGCCGATGGCGATATAGAGCAGGGGACCCAGGCTTAGGAAAAAAAGAGCGATAAAGGCGCAAGCCAGTGCATGGCGCGGGTCGGCGCTATGGTAAAGTGCTACTAGTGTTACCAGTGGCAAAGAGATAGAAAAAGGCGCAAGGATATTGGAAACATGACGCGCAATCCGTAGACGCAAAGACTCGCTATCAATCATACCAAATTCACCAGGTTGAGGGCCGGCGGCGTCTTCTTTGAGTACCTGAGTCAGACGGCGGCTATTCATCACGATCACTCTTTCCCTTCCTCGTGAGCGGCGGCAGTTGTGATCTGAGCGAGCTGGCTGGCCTGGTGCACCACGACAGGATAGCCCAGAATGCTAGAGGCGACCTGGCGGAAGGAGGTCGGGTCACCGCTGCACCACACTTCCAGTCTGCCGCTGGGGTGCTGGCCCTGTGACTTCGTCGAGGGCTTGAGGAGCGCGGTGGCTTCCAACACCGAGCGTGTCCGGCGAGCAATCGCCGCTCCGCTATCGATAACCTGGACGCCGCTGCCAGCCACGCGCTCGATCAGCGGGCGCAAAGCCGGAAAATGGGTGCATCCCAGGACCAGCACATCGATATCTTTGCTGAGCACGGGCCTCAGAGCCTGGCGCACGACCTCCTCCGCCGTTGGCGTATCCAACTCGCCGCGTTCGACGAGAGTCACCAGCTCAGAGCAGCCGTGGCTATAGGTCTCAGTATCGCGAGCAAAGTCGGCAATGAGCTGCTGCAAATAGGGCGAGCGTGCCGCTTGATTCGTAGCAATGATACCAATGCGTCCCTTGCGTGTCAGGCGTGCTGCGGGCTTCACGGCGGGCACTACCCCGACGAAAGGCACAGGGAACGTGGCGCGCAGAGTGGCAAGGGCCGCTTGTGAGGCGGCATTGCAGGCAACAACGATCAGTTTCACGCCGCGCTCTACCAGGAAGCGACTGATCTCCAGCCCCAGCTGGGTGATCTCAGCCTCGCTGCGCAGGCCGTAGGGGCAGTGAGCCGTATCGCCGACGTAGAGGTAGTCCTCGCCGGGTAGCTCTTGCCGCAGGACGCTGAGAATAGTCAAGCCGCCGGCTCCCGAATCAAAAACCCCGATGGGAGCGCTGGCCTGACCGGCTCCCGGGGCTTGCAGGGTCGGCTGCTTTGATGGCTGGGATTCTATCCCCTGCTGGAGATGGGCACTTTGTAGTCTACTACTCAATGGTGTCTCAGATGCTTGTTTCAACTCACTATTGTGCATAACACTACTGCAGATTCACCAGCATAGTCATGACATGGAAAAGTACGTCTCCTGATAGCGATCGCCTGGTCTCATGCTGGAGGCGCTGGCAGGTGGGATGCTGACCAGAAGAGCCAGGCTTCTCAACCGTAAGGTCAGGAGAGTGGCCCAGATAGAGGCGAGCAGAGAGGTGCCAGGGCCTCTTTGTTAGAATACTCCCCTGTCCCAGGCCATGCAATCCAGGTGCGTGGCTGTCGCTCTCGCCTGGTCCTTACCTTGCTCGCTTGCACGCAGGCTGGCTCAGACCCTTCCGGCGAGCCGCAGTGACTCAGCCGGACTGGCCTGACTGACGACATTGGCTATTTCCGCGAAGGACACGCTTCGCTGGATGTGGCCATCGGCCTGGGGCGGTGCTTCTCTCAAGTGAAGCGATCCATCCGTCCAGGGGCCGCAAACGCCGGTTGTATCAGTCAGGGTACTCTATATAAAACGATCCAGACGAGGGATCAACCACACTGGCGACACCTGTCCCACTCGTCGCAAGGGTCCGTTTGATCAATGACTCAGCCGCGAGCCGCGGCAGTAGCAGGCGCTGGGAAAGGAGAGGGAGGTCGCAACGCAGCCGTGCATTCTGCATGCAGCCGGGCGGTGATTCTAACGCTTCTCTAACACTCTTCCTACGCTTCTCTAATGCTTTTCCTACGTAGCTCTAATGGGGGGTATGGCATACTCGAAGCAGGCTCAGGTGTTGCTTGGACAGCAAGGAGAGGCGAGGACCCATGTACGCAGCGAGCAATCGGTCACAAGGGAACGCTGGTCAGAGTGCTCAGCGGGCGCCGCAACCGCAGCCGTTGCGCTGTGCGAACTGCGACATCGAGATTCGCTGGTCTCCAACGATCGTGCAGGGCAAGGCTTATTGCTGTAGTGGGTGTGCTGCTGGGGGCCCTTGCAGCTGTGATTATTCACAGTATCGCTCAGTCAACATTGCTGGTGTGATCCACTACATGCCTGAGCATGAGGGGCAAGATTCTACTCAGCCGCATGGGATGGAAACAAGCCCGTCCTGAGCTGCTAGAAGGGTACTTGTGAGAGGCTCGTTGGCTCCAGTGGCCCCTGGTTCTGCTGTCTCCCCGTCCTGCAGCAGCTGCCGATTGAACGCACAGAGTGTGGAATCGGAGTCTGCATCGTCCCACGCCGATCTGAGGCCATAGGCAACGTGAGGGAAGCGGTCTGGTCTGTGACAAGGTGGCCGGCGAGGAGGCGCGAAGCTTTTCTGAGAGTGGAAGCTCGCCTGGTAGCCCCTTTTGTTCGCTTGTGTACCTACGCGAGAGACGCGATGGGTCCTGTACAAGAGAAGTGCGCAACCCTAAAAAACTAGCGGAAGAAAGGGAGAAGACGTTCGTGGCGAAGATCCGTCCTGTTGGCGACCGCGTGGTGGTGAAGCCCGCGGCCAAAGAAGAGGTCACTAAGAGTGGTATCGTCATTCCTGATACAGCTAAGGAGAAGCCCCAGGAAGGGACCGTCGTTGCCGTAGGGAGCGGTCGGCTGCTTGATAATGGCGAGCGGGCGGCGTTGGAGGTGCGCGAGGGCGATCGGGTGCTCTTTGCCAAGTATAGTGGCACTGAGTTCAAGCTCGATGGCGAGGAATACCTGGTACTAAAAGAGAGCGATATTCTCGCCGTTCTGAGCTGATTGGACCCCGCTGTGAACTCTCCCATGTGTTCGCGCTCCCCCCTCCGAAGAGGGAGAGCTGCGGTCGACCGAACAATCGCTTAGCCGAGATAGAGAGGAAGGAACAAGCGATAAATGGCCAAACAGTTAGTATTTGATAGTGAGGCGCGTCGTTCGCTGAAGCGAGGAATCGACCTGCTCGCAGCCGCGGTCAAAGTAACCCTCGGCCCCAAAGGCCGAAATGTTGCCCTCGATAAGAAGTTTGGTGCTCCCTCCATTACGCACGACGGTGTCACGGTGGCCAAGGAGATCGAGCTGGAGGACCCCTTTGAGAATATGGGGGCTCAGCTTCTGAAGGAAGCGGCCACCAAGACCAACGATGTGGCTGGTGATGGCACGACAACGGCCACCGTCCTGGCGCAGGCCATCGTCACGGAAGGCTTGAAGAACCTGGCCGCTGGTGCCAATCCGATGCAGCTCAAGTATGGTATCGATCGCGCCACCGAGGCTGTTGTCGACTATATCCGTTCGGTAGCAGTACCGGTACAGACGCGCGAAGATATTGCCCACATTGCAACCAACTCCGCGGCGGATGAGACGATCGGCAGATTGATCGCCGATGTGATGGACAAGGTTGGCAAGGATGGCGTCATCACCGTCGAGGCTTCTCGTGGCACCAGCTTCGAGACGGAGTTTGTCGAGGGCATGCAGCTCGATAAAGGCTTTGTCTCGGCTTACTTCGTGACCAACAATGAGAAGCAGGAAGCCGCCATTGAGAATCCCTATCTCCTGATTACCGATCGCAAAATCAGTGCTGTCCAGGATATCCTGCCAGTGTTGGAGAAGATCACACAGCAGGGGCGGCGCGAGCTGGTGATCATCGCTGAAGATGTCGATGGGGATGCCCTGGCGACGCTGGTGGTGAATAAGGTGCGTGGCGTGCTGAACGTGCTGGCCGTCAAGGCCCCAGGCTTCGGCGATCGCCGCAAGGAGATGCTCCGCGATATCGCGGCGCTGACTGGCGGCCAGGTGATTAGCGAGGAGATGGGCCGCCGCCTTGATTCGGTGACGCTGGCCGATCTGGGGCAGGCCCGCCGCGTGGTGGCAACCAAAGATACAACCACCATCGTCGAGGGCCGCGGCAATCCGGCTGACATCCAGGCGCGCATCCGTCAGATCAAGGCCCAGATCGAGGAGACGACCAGCGACTACGATCGCGAGAAGTTGCAGGAGCGCCTGGCGAAGCTGGCCGGAGGCGTGGCCCTGATCAAAGTCGGGGCCGGCTCGGAGGTCGAGCAGAAGTATCGTCAGACGCGCGTCGAGGACGCCCTGTCGGCGGCTCGGGCCGCGGTTGAGGAGGGCATCGTCCCCGGCGGCGGTGTGGCTCTGCTCAATGCAATCGAAGCTTTGGACAAGCTGGAACTGACCGGCGATGCGGCGACCGGGGTGAAGATCCTGCGCCGCGCCCTGGAGGAGCCGGTGCGCCAGCTCGCTATCAATGGTGGCAAGGATGGCTCGGTGGTGGTCGAGGGCATCCTGCGCACCCAGCGCGAGCATAATAACCGCAACTATGGCTACAACGTCCTGCTCGATCGCTATGAGGACATGATCGCCGCTGGTAT
Proteins encoded:
- a CDS encoding NADH-quinone oxidoreductase subunit C — its product is MDIVPRVSQIPSASDYSDELNELARDLAPLAQITGQPVVSRVMKGNYLGIEVDRAHLVAVCRFLRDQLGFDLLSCVSGVDMLDHLETVYHLRSTTRGSLLQIKVRLEAENPEVDSVVSVWPTANWLERETYDLFGIRFTGHPDLRRMLLDDDFEGYPLLKSFHQVPLTVKPPATTQVDPNMAVAGQYQQRGVEHVVQKKFGQGKLERLHPGTPTFGHASHAHEHEEEEGEARSSSTEGQAR
- a CDS encoding NADH-quinone oxidoreductase subunit D, which translates into the protein MATNQGVNRPPLEGVAPGELRSEEMILNMGPQHPSTHGVLRLVLTLEGETVVDCTPVIGYLHRGIEKILENRTVMAGIRYMDNADYLSPMLNETAYVGAVEQLMGIEPPRRAQYIRLITNELQRIASHLVAIGTYLLDLGAFTPILWTFRDREGILSLFEALGGSRFNVNYMRVGGVLHDFPKGWLQQCEAWCNQFEKNLQELETLITGNEIFEARTQGVGYVDPQQAIAYGLTGPMLRASGVNWDLRVNRPYMAYREVKVNPQVRQEGDCYARYRVRMQEMAESLRLVRVAMDQLPGGPISTRTPIALRPPRGETYFAIESSKGELGIYFISNGSEYPWRAKIRGPSFVNLQILPELLRGHKMSDVVAILGSLDIVLGEVDR
- a CDS encoding complex I subunit 1/NuoH family protein gives rise to the protein MSGGVVLAEVWWEQLLHGILSWEFLQFVVAFVSIFGFVLTSAVILILAERKVMAWMQDRYGPLHTGPWGLLQTVADVGKLLLKEDIHAGKIDKAVFILAPSVFLAPVIASFAVLPFSPYISLPGGPLATGIVYLIAMSSLDVVGVVMAGWGSNNKYALIGGLRSAAQMISYELPLVLSLVSIVMLTSILLDNGLGTIAIKDIMNLQMAQSWPGKGNPVWDFIFEGFTPWAWFILVQPLLLLIYYTCGLAETNRSPFDLPEAESELVAGYLTEYSGMRWALFYLGEYGNMTIVSAITAMLFLGGWSGPGVAFLTAPGMAIGWQVLGNLLALFYFILKIYLLCGVFIWVRTTLPRLRADQLMQFAWLILIPTTLVNIVLTGALYLVLNALGASNLVFLIVLGVVNWLMLFGFFWVVSRATTASTRRAVAPAIRARQRLAALTTTPVAPQLPEPERAGVTGAAGGGR
- the murI gene encoding glutamate racemase, whose amino-acid sequence is MSSRLQSAHLQQGIESQPSKQPTLQAPGAGQASAPIGVFDSGAGGLTILSVLRQELPGEDYLYVGDTAHCPYGLRSEAEITQLGLEISRFLVERGVKLIVVACNAASQAALATLRATFPVPFVGVVPAVKPAARLTRKGRIGIIATNQAARSPYLQQLIADFARDTETYSHGCSELVTLVERGELDTPTAEEVVRQALRPVLSKDIDVLVLGCTHFPALRPLIERVAGSGVQVIDSGAAIARRTRSVLEATALLKPSTKSQGQHPSGRLEVWCSGDPTSFRQVASSILGYPVVVHQASQLAQITTAAAHEEGKE
- the groES gene encoding co-chaperone GroES; its protein translation is MAKIRPVGDRVVVKPAAKEEVTKSGIVIPDTAKEKPQEGTVVAVGSGRLLDNGERAALEVREGDRVLFAKYSGTEFKLDGEEYLVLKESDILAVLS
- the groL gene encoding chaperonin GroEL (60 kDa chaperone family; promotes refolding of misfolded polypeptides especially under stressful conditions; forms two stacked rings of heptamers to form a barrel-shaped 14mer; ends can be capped by GroES; misfolded proteins enter the barrel where they are refolded when GroES binds), translated to MAKQLVFDSEARRSLKRGIDLLAAAVKVTLGPKGRNVALDKKFGAPSITHDGVTVAKEIELEDPFENMGAQLLKEAATKTNDVAGDGTTTATVLAQAIVTEGLKNLAAGANPMQLKYGIDRATEAVVDYIRSVAVPVQTREDIAHIATNSAADETIGRLIADVMDKVGKDGVITVEASRGTSFETEFVEGMQLDKGFVSAYFVTNNEKQEAAIENPYLLITDRKISAVQDILPVLEKITQQGRRELVIIAEDVDGDALATLVVNKVRGVLNVLAVKAPGFGDRRKEMLRDIAALTGGQVISEEMGRRLDSVTLADLGQARRVVATKDTTTIVEGRGNPADIQARIRQIKAQIEETTSDYDREKLQERLAKLAGGVALIKVGAGSEVEQKYRQTRVEDALSAARAAVEEGIVPGGGVALLNAIEALDKLELTGDAATGVKILRRALEEPVRQLAINGGKDGSVVVEGILRTQREHNNRNYGYNVLLDRYEDMIAAGITDPAKVTRSALQNAASIAAMILTTEALITDVPEKEKAATPSMPEY